The DNA segment AGCAGTGTTTCGACCAAGGCCGCACAATTGACTGCCACGAATGGGCCGCTGCGACGCTTGCTCTCGTAGTGAACGTGACGCGCGAGCACTTCTTTACCTGTTCCGTTCTTGCCGAGGATTAGAACCGACAAGTCTGTGTTGGCGACTTTGTCGGCGCTGCGGCGAACGTTTTCAACCGACTCGTGATTGCCCACAAGCGGACTCGACGATGCGGCATCGTTGACCAATCGGTCGCGGGATTCGACGAGCCGGCGACGAGTCCGCAAGGACTCGATCGCGACTGCTGCGTGAGTCGCCAAGTCGGCCAACAAGACCGCATCGAACTCGTCAAAGTCGCCATCGACTCGGTTGATCGCTTCGAAAACGCCGATCAGTTCATCGCGTTTGTTTTCGTCTTGCCCGCGAGACATTGGCACGGCAACGAGAGATTGCGTTCGAAAGTCGAGCGTTGCGTCAACTTTGCGATTCACTCTCGCTTCGTCGTCAGACCCTGCGTTCCAAATCTTTCGTTCGCCGCTGCGAAGGACTTCCCCCACTACCCCTGCGTCATCATCGACTTCAAGCGAACTACCTTTGATGCCAAGCGCGGGCCGACCGATAAGTTTGCTGCGGCGACGGTCCCACAAGAAAATACTAGCGCGTTCGCACCTCAGCAATTGAGTGGCGGTATCGGCGATCTCTTTCAACAGTTTTTCATCATCGTCAAGTCGTTGCCATTTCGCGGCTGAGGCTAAGACGGCAGATAGCTGCTCGATCCGGCGCTGTTGACGTTGATGCGTTTCGATTCGGTGCAGAGTCGTGGCAAGCAGTTCAGCTGCGCAAGTGATTCGTCGAATGCGACTGTTTGATTCACTGCTGTCGCCAAGCTCGGCCTCGCCAAGACGAACCACCAGCGCCGACGACGCGACAAGTTGATTACCAGTCGATGAGGTTTGGACGTTGCTTGGCATCGCAGTGATGCACCAGCCATCGGACAATTGTGTCGACATCGTTCCTGAATGCGACCGGTCGATCACGTCACCAATCAATTGCGTAGGGACATCTGTCATGTCGCCGACCCACGGACAACAGGCCCAGGTTCCACGGTGCTGTTTGACTAGTCCACCGACTTGGCTGCCTACCAGATGCAACAGATTCGGTAGCACGGTTGTCGCAAATGTCGGCGAGGAGAGGTCGATTTGTTCGGTTGCTGCGAGTTCGAGTGCCAACCGCAGTTCGTTGGTGGCCGGATCAATAA comes from the Rubripirellula reticaptiva genome and includes:
- a CDS encoding sigma-54-dependent Fis family transcriptional regulator, with the protein product MPQSSESIDPAFIDPATNELRLALELAATEQIDLSSPTFATTVLPNLLHLVGSQVGGLVKQHRGTWACCPWVGDMTDVPTQLIGDVIDRSHSGTMSTQLSDGWCITAMPSNVQTSSTGNQLVASSALVVRLGEAELGDSSESNSRIRRITCAAELLATTLHRIETHQRQQRRIEQLSAVLASAAKWQRLDDDEKLLKEIADTATQLLRCERASIFLWDRRRSKLIGRPALGIKGSSLEVDDDAGVVGEVLRSGERKIWNAGSDDEARVNRKVDATLDFRTQSLVAVPMSRGQDENKRDELIGVFEAINRVDGDFDEFDAVLLADLATHAAVAIESLRTRRRLVESRDRLVNDAASSSPLVGNHESVENVRRSADKVANTDLSVLILGKNGTGKEVLARHVHYESKRRSGPFVAVNCAALVETLLESELFGHEKGAFTDANQTRVGKFELASGGTLFLDEVGDMSPGGQAKLLRVLEEKVVVRVGGSQPIPVDVRVIAATNQPLEELIRERRFREDLYFRLNVVSLTLPPLSQRGDDVMLLANHFLKQFCYQIGRQVPTWSEAAKSAMRNHPWPGNIRELRNTIERICYLTSDDIIKSDDLSLTGANINRDGGICRIDMPIELSESTKLFQVEHIERAIQSSGGNMTDAASRLGLHRSNLYRKMRQLGMPTSGE